The following DNA comes from Gordonia zhaorongruii.
GCCCGGGTGGCGGAGGCGCGCCGGAATTCCGGGGTGTGACCGGATCGCCCGTCGCGACAATGGCACAGTTGAGACATGACTACGGTGCGTGCTCGTCGAACTCCGACCGATATGCCGTTGATCGCGGCGGCTACCGGTGCCACGCCCTCGCGGCGCCCGGTGTGGTTCATGCGTCAGGCGGGCCGGTCCCTCCCGGAGTACCGGGCGCTGCGGGCGGACCGAGGAATGCTCGAGTCGTGCTTCGACGCCGGTCTGGTCTGCGAGATCACCATGCAGCCGGTCCGTCGGCACGACACCGACGCGGCCATTCTGTTCTCCGACATCGTGGTGCCGTTGCGGGCTGCGGGAGTCGACCTGGACATCGTTCCCGGAACAGGACCGGTCATCGCGTCCCCGATCCGCACGGCTGCCGACGTCGAGGCTCTGCCGCGTCTCGAGCGAGACGAGGTCGGTGCCATCACATCGGCCATCGGGCTCATCATCGACGAGTTGCCGCCGACCGTCTCCCTGATCGGCTTCGCGGGAGCTCCGTTCACCCTCGCGTCGTACCTGATCGAGGGCGGCCCCACCCGGACCTACGAGAACACCAAGCGGATGATGCTCGCCGAACCGGAACTCTGGCACGGCCTCATGTCGCGGCTGACGGACTTGACCATCACTTTCCTGACCGCGCAGATCGAGGCGGGTGTCGACGCCGTCCAGCTGTTCGACTCGTGGGCGGGGACTCTCTCCGCGGCGGCGTACGAGACGTACGTCGCGCCGCACTCGACCCGGGTGATGGCGGAGATCGAGAAGTTCGGTGTTCCCCGGATCCACTTCGGTGTCGGAACCGGTGAACTCCTGCCGTCGATGACGCAGGTCGGTACGGAGGTCATCGGCGTCGACTGGCGGCTGCCGCTGGATGAGGCGGCCGGCCGTGTCGGCCGGGAGGTCGCGATTCAGGGAAACCTGGATCCGACCGCGCTGCTGTCCGGTCGCGAGGTGGTGCACGGCGAGCTGACCCGCATCATCGCCGAAGGCGAGCGGGCGATCGCCGCCGGCACACCCGGACACATCGTCAACCTCGGGCACGGCGTCCTTCCGAACACCGACGCAGATGCGATCACGCATGCCGTCGACCTGATCCACTCCCTCTGAGGCCGCTGTCGTGGACCGCCGGCCGCGTGTTGCCGTCATCGGGGCCGGGGTCTCAGGTCTGACCGCCGCATACAGCCTGCGTCGCGCGCTCGGCGATGACGTGCATCTCGATGTGTTCGCCCGCGATGACCGGCCCGGCGGAGCGCTCCGCACCCGGACCGTCGGCGGGACATCTGTCGACGTCGGCGCCGAGGCGTTCATCGTCCGCAGGGCGGAGGCGCGCGATCTGATCACCGAACTCGGCCTCGCGGACCAGATCGTGTCGCCCGGCATCATGCGGCCTGCGGTCTGGTCCGGGGGAGCGCTGCATCGCCTTCCGTCGCCCGCGTTGATGGGCATCCCGGCTGAGTCGTCGGCGATGCGCGGACTGCTCGACGATGCGGGTCTCGAACGCCTGGCGACCGAGCCCCGGCGCCGGCTCGACTGGGTCCGGGGCGCCGAGCCGACGGTCGGCGGTCTCGTGGCCGACCGGTTCGGCGATGAGGTGGTGGCCCGCGCAGTGGACCCGATGCTCGGCGGCGTCTACTCCGCCCGGGCACGCGATATCGGTCTACGTGAGGCGATCCCGGCGCTGGCGGCGGCCCTCGACGACGGGGCACCGTCCCTGACGGCCGCGGTCCAGGATGTGGTGGGTCGAGGCACGGGGAGCGGGCCGGTGTTCGGAGCCCTGCGCGGCGGGTATCGCACACTCGTCGATGCACTGGTCGAGGCGTCGCGCAGCGTGATGCACATCGGCGTCACCGTCGACTCGGTCGAACCGGCCGGGCGCGGTTACGAACTGGTCGCCGACTGGACCGGCGACCTTCGATACGACGCGGTCCTGGTCGCTGCTCCGGTCTGGCGCGCCGCCGACCTGCTGGCTGCGGCGGCACCCCGCGCCGCGGATGCCTTCGGGGCGGTCGACGCGGCCGGCTCAGCCGTTGTCGCGTTCGCCGTCGATCCGGACAGTCCGCTGCCCGAGTACTCCGGCGTCCTGGTCGCCACCGATTCGGGCCTCTCCGTCAAGGCGATCACACTGAGCAGCCGAAAGTGGCCGCACCTGGCCGCATCGCGCGGTGCAGACGGGCGGCCGTCGACCCTGCGAACCTCGGTCGGCCGGCTGGGTGAACCCGTGATCGCCGACGACGCCGAGCTCGTGCGACGTGCGGGTGCCGACCTGGCGACGGTGTTCGGTGCCGCCGGACTGCCGGAGCCGGACGTGCTCGACGCCGTCGTCCAGCGATGGCCCGAAGGTCTTCCGCACTACGGACCCGGACACCTGGCCGCGATGGCGGACGCGACGGCGGCACTGCCGAACGGGTTGGCGGTGGCCGGTTCGGGATACCGTGGTGTCGGTGTGCCTGCGTGCATCGGCACGGCCCGGGACGCCGCATCCAGGATCGTCGCGCACCTGCATCAGAACACCTGAGAATCGCCGGGACCGGGGACGGTGGCACGATGGAGATATGAGCCGCCTGGATTATGCAGAACTGAACGCCGCCGTCCGCTACCTGATGTTCTCGGTCTTCACCATCCGAGCCGGCGAACTGCCCGCCGACCGGGCCGAGGTGACTGCGGACTTGGAACGGTTCCTCACCGAGGTCGAGGACACCGGTGTGGTGGTTCGCGGTGTGTACGACGTGGCGGGTATGCGCGGCGACAGCGACTTCATGTTCTGGTGGCACGCCGAGACCATCGAGCAGTTGCAAGCCGCCTACTCGACATTCCGCCGGACCACGATCCTGGGTCGTGCCAGCGATCCGTTCTGGAGCGGTTCCGCGCTGCACCGCCCGGCCGAGTTCAACAAGAGCCACATCCCGGCGTTCATGGCGGGCGAGGACCCGGGCGCCTACGTCTGCGTGTATCCGTTCGTGCGGTCGTACGACTGGTACCTGCTGCCCGACGACGAGCGCCGCAAGATGCTGGCCGACCACGGCAAGGAGGCCCGCGGATACAAGGACGTGCGGGCCAACACGGTGCCGGCGTTCGCGCTCGGTGACTACGAGTGGATCCTGGCCTTCGAGGCGCCGGAACTGCACCGGATCGTGGATCTGATGCGCGACCTGCGCGCAA
Coding sequences within:
- the hemE gene encoding uroporphyrinogen decarboxylase, encoding MPLIAAATGATPSRRPVWFMRQAGRSLPEYRALRADRGMLESCFDAGLVCEITMQPVRRHDTDAAILFSDIVVPLRAAGVDLDIVPGTGPVIASPIRTAADVEALPRLERDEVGAITSAIGLIIDELPPTVSLIGFAGAPFTLASYLIEGGPTRTYENTKRMMLAEPELWHGLMSRLTDLTITFLTAQIEAGVDAVQLFDSWAGTLSAAAYETYVAPHSTRVMAEIEKFGVPRIHFGVGTGELLPSMTQVGTEVIGVDWRLPLDEAAGRVGREVAIQGNLDPTALLSGREVVHGELTRIIAEGERAIAAGTPGHIVNLGHGVLPNTDADAITHAVDLIHSL
- the hemG gene encoding protoporphyrinogen oxidase, with the translated sequence MDRRPRVAVIGAGVSGLTAAYSLRRALGDDVHLDVFARDDRPGGALRTRTVGGTSVDVGAEAFIVRRAEARDLITELGLADQIVSPGIMRPAVWSGGALHRLPSPALMGIPAESSAMRGLLDDAGLERLATEPRRRLDWVRGAEPTVGGLVADRFGDEVVARAVDPMLGGVYSARARDIGLREAIPALAAALDDGAPSLTAAVQDVVGRGTGSGPVFGALRGGYRTLVDALVEASRSVMHIGVTVDSVEPAGRGYELVADWTGDLRYDAVLVAAPVWRAADLLAAAAPRAADAFGAVDAAGSAVVAFAVDPDSPLPEYSGVLVATDSGLSVKAITLSSRKWPHLAASRGADGRPSTLRTSVGRLGEPVIADDAELVRRAGADLATVFGAAGLPEPDVLDAVVQRWPEGLPHYGPGHLAAMADATAALPNGLAVAGSGYRGVGVPACIGTARDAASRIVAHLHQNT
- the hemQ gene encoding hydrogen peroxide-dependent heme synthase, which translates into the protein MSRLDYAELNAAVRYLMFSVFTIRAGELPADRAEVTADLERFLTEVEDTGVVVRGVYDVAGMRGDSDFMFWWHAETIEQLQAAYSTFRRTTILGRASDPFWSGSALHRPAEFNKSHIPAFMAGEDPGAYVCVYPFVRSYDWYLLPDDERRKMLADHGKEARGYKDVRANTVPAFALGDYEWILAFEAPELHRIVDLMRDLRATEARRHVRVEIPFFTGPRVTPEKLVAALP